A window of Apium graveolens cultivar Ventura chromosome 8, ASM990537v1, whole genome shotgun sequence contains these coding sequences:
- the LOC141680339 gene encoding uncharacterized protein LOC141680339, producing MVRVILETIPDSTIFQINREENTKADELSKLVQNTSDLSSSVYFEELGAPSTDRPGVLCVSSPDNWMTPYIAYLKDGTLPEDQNKARYLKYKTARFFLENDQLYRRTFSAPTLKCVDRDEADYCLREVHEGICGDHLAAKALAYKVIRQGYYWPTIHANAVAYVKKCSKCQKFNNVPKQIPSLPGSVLSPVPFAVWGIDIMGPSPGRRGICIMCWWRSII from the coding sequence ATGGTGAGGGTTATCCTGGAAACCATCCCGGACTCAACCATCTTCCAAATAAACAGAGAAGAAAACACAAAGGCAGATGAGCTGTCCAAGCTCGTCCAGAATACTTCGGATTTAAGCAGTTCAGTTTACTTCGAGGAGCTCGGGGCACCCAGCACCGACCGTCCCGGAGTCTTATGCGTCAGCAGCCCGGACAACTGGATGACTCCTTACATAGCTTATCTTAAAGATGGGACCCTACCAGAAGACCAGAACAAGGCGCGCTACCTCAAATATAAGACCGCCCGGTTCTTTCTGGAAAATGATCAGCTTTATAGGCGAACCTTCTCTGCGCCGACTCTAAAATGTGTTGATCGCGATGAGGCGGATTATTGTCTGCGAGAGGTGCATGAAGGAATCTGCGGAGATCACTTAGCCGCTAAAGCACTAGCCtacaaagtcatcagacaaggcTATTATTGGCCCACTATCCACGCCAATGCAGTTGCCTATGTGAAGAAATGCAGCAAATGCCAAAAGTTCAACAATGTGCCAAAGCAAATTCCAAGCCTCCCCGGGTCAGTCCTGTCCCCGGTCCCATTCGCAGTTTGGGGAATTGACATCATGGGCCCTTCCCCCGGGCGAAGGGGGATTTGCATTATGTGCTGGTGGCGATCGATTATATGA